A section of the Teredinibacter franksiae genome encodes:
- a CDS encoding phosphoglycerate dehydrogenase gives MYQIRTFNKISDKGLSLFPQEKYSVGEEAAAPEAVLLRSQKLHNENLPDSVMAVARAGAGVNNVPVDEYTKKGIVVFNTPGANANAVKELVLTGMLLSSRGILEGKDFVATLGDMQDAGEMSKLLEAEKKRFAGSELAGKTLGIVGLGAIGSMVAEAALALGMDVVGFDPALSIAAAWRLPSEVRRMESLQSLLGEVDYLSLHVPAIEATKHMINAETLALMKPTAAIMNFARDAIVDAKAVVAALDAGKLRKYVCDFPEPCLIGHEKVVAVPHIGASTAEAEENCAVMAVNQLRDFLENGNIKNSVNFPQTSMGGMVSNCRITFTNANVSGVLGDVLSVFAENDVNVIDMVNKSRNDVAYNILDIDSCPSDTVIEAIKNVEHVISLRVILPAK, from the coding sequence ATGTATCAGATTCGTACATTTAACAAAATTTCTGACAAAGGGCTTAGCCTTTTCCCCCAGGAAAAATATTCCGTAGGTGAAGAAGCCGCTGCTCCCGAAGCCGTTTTACTGAGGAGTCAGAAGCTTCATAACGAAAACCTGCCCGACAGCGTAATGGCCGTAGCGCGCGCCGGTGCTGGCGTTAACAATGTGCCCGTAGATGAGTACACAAAGAAAGGCATTGTCGTATTTAACACGCCTGGTGCCAATGCTAATGCGGTAAAAGAGCTGGTGTTAACCGGCATGTTGTTAAGTTCGCGCGGTATTCTTGAAGGCAAGGACTTCGTCGCAACCTTGGGCGACATGCAAGATGCAGGTGAAATGTCCAAGCTGCTGGAAGCTGAGAAAAAACGCTTCGCGGGCAGTGAATTAGCGGGTAAAACTCTAGGCATTGTTGGTTTGGGTGCTATCGGCTCAATGGTTGCGGAAGCCGCTCTAGCGCTGGGCATGGACGTGGTTGGGTTTGACCCCGCGCTGTCTATCGCAGCCGCTTGGAGGCTGCCAAGTGAAGTGCGTCGCATGGAAAGCCTACAGTCCCTGTTGGGTGAAGTAGATTACCTGTCTTTGCATGTGCCTGCCATCGAAGCGACCAAGCACATGATAAACGCTGAGACACTGGCGCTGATGAAACCAACAGCCGCCATTATGAATTTTGCTCGTGATGCAATTGTCGATGCAAAGGCTGTTGTCGCCGCGCTGGACGCCGGAAAGTTGCGGAAGTATGTGTGTGACTTCCCTGAGCCTTGTCTGATTGGTCATGAGAAAGTAGTGGCTGTTCCCCATATAGGCGCAAGTACTGCAGAGGCCGAAGAGAACTGTGCGGTAATGGCGGTTAATCAACTGCGTGATTTTCTGGAAAACGGAAATATCAAAAACTCGGTTAACTTCCCTCAAACCAGTATGGGTGGCATGGTGAGTAATTGCCGAATAACCTTCACCAACGCGAATGTGTCGGGAGTACTGGGTGATGTACTTTCAGTATTTGCTGAAAACGACGTCAATGTTATTGATATGGTAAATAAGAGCCGTAACGATGTGGCTTACAATATTCTCGATATCGATTCTTGCCCCAGCGATACCGTAATCGAAGCGATTAAAAATGTTGAGCATGTTATTTCTCTGCGCGTCATTTTACCGGCCAAATAA
- a CDS encoding phosphoserine transaminase, protein MQPQAKPANPNFSSGPCSKRPGYNLSSLDVATLGRSHRSALGKDVMARVCEQTAKVLGLPEGYRVGVVPGSDTGAVEMAMWSLLGARGVDVLAWESFGSGWVTDITKQLKLDNVAILEADYGKLPDLAAVDFNKDVVFTWNGTTSGVKVPNGDWIPDDREGLTICDATSAVFAMDMPWEKLDVVTYSWQKVLGGEGAHGMLILSPRAVERLESYTPPWPMPKIFRMTKGGKLVEGIFKGATINTPSMLCVADYLDALDWVESLGGVKGAIAKSQANLAVISAFVEANDWIDFLAESADTLSNTSVCLTLKAQPEQVKALVKLLDKEGVAYDIGAYRDAPAGLRIWAGATVEAADLEALMPWLDWAYQQVTA, encoded by the coding sequence ATGCAACCACAAGCGAAACCCGCCAACCCTAACTTTTCTTCTGGTCCCTGTAGCAAGCGACCAGGTTACAACCTGTCTTCACTCGATGTTGCGACATTGGGTCGTTCACACCGCTCTGCATTGGGTAAAGATGTGATGGCGCGTGTTTGTGAGCAAACCGCTAAAGTCTTGGGTTTACCCGAAGGCTACAGAGTGGGTGTTGTACCTGGGTCTGATACCGGAGCTGTCGAAATGGCTATGTGGTCCCTACTCGGTGCTCGCGGCGTTGATGTGTTGGCCTGGGAGTCGTTTGGTAGCGGCTGGGTAACCGATATTACCAAACAGCTTAAATTGGACAACGTTGCAATTCTCGAAGCAGATTACGGCAAGCTACCGGATCTAGCCGCTGTTGATTTTAACAAAGACGTTGTTTTCACCTGGAACGGCACCACTTCCGGTGTAAAGGTGCCCAATGGTGATTGGATCCCCGATGACCGCGAAGGTTTAACCATTTGTGATGCCACGTCGGCTGTTTTTGCGATGGATATGCCTTGGGAAAAGCTGGATGTTGTGACCTATAGCTGGCAGAAAGTGCTGGGTGGAGAGGGTGCGCACGGTATGCTGATCCTTAGCCCCCGCGCGGTAGAGCGTCTGGAAAGCTACACGCCACCTTGGCCTATGCCAAAAATATTCCGTATGACCAAAGGCGGGAAGTTGGTTGAGGGCATCTTTAAAGGTGCCACTATCAATACGCCCTCTATGCTCTGTGTAGCAGACTATTTGGATGCGTTGGATTGGGTAGAGAGCTTGGGTGGGGTTAAAGGCGCCATTGCGAAGTCGCAAGCAAACTTGGCGGTGATTAGTGCGTTTGTTGAGGCCAACGATTGGATCGACTTCCTTGCGGAGAGTGCCGATACGCTGTCTAACACCAGTGTTTGTTTGACCCTGAAAGCGCAACCAGAGCAGGTAAAAGCACTGGTAAAACTGCTGGATAAAGAAGGCGTTGCCTACGATATTGGCGCATACCGCGATGCCCCCGCAGGTTTGAGAATATGGGCGGGTGCCACTGTAGAGGCTGCCGATCTAGAGGCGTTGATGCCTTGGTTAGATTGGGCTTACCAGCAGGTTACCGCATAA
- the trxA gene encoding thioredoxin, whose translation MSNHIVEISQENAQALLIDESFKRPVLIDFWADWCAPCKSLMPILETLANEYAGAFLLAKVNADEQQAITSQFGVRSLPTVMLVKDGQPVDGFTGAQPEPQVRELLEKYLPKPWDLQLQSANELISQENYAQALPLLQQAYRDSGEQGNIAIVLVSVLIELKRLENAQQVLETVKMADQGPEYQNVRARLELAQEAGKAPEIEALEKQLAEDPANRQTAFLLAVQYSQHDFYGEALALLYGILKLEMNFNDGEAKKVFADILAVLGKGDPLAIEYQRKMYTLLY comes from the coding sequence GTGTCGAATCACATTGTTGAAATTAGTCAAGAAAATGCCCAGGCCCTATTGATAGATGAATCATTTAAACGACCGGTTCTTATCGATTTTTGGGCTGACTGGTGCGCACCGTGTAAAAGTTTAATGCCAATATTGGAAACGTTGGCGAATGAGTATGCAGGCGCATTCTTATTAGCAAAAGTGAATGCCGATGAGCAGCAAGCCATTACGTCGCAGTTCGGGGTGCGCTCACTTCCTACGGTGATGTTGGTGAAAGATGGTCAGCCCGTAGACGGGTTCACCGGTGCGCAACCAGAGCCGCAGGTAAGGGAGTTGCTGGAAAAGTACTTACCAAAACCCTGGGATCTACAATTGCAGTCGGCTAACGAGCTAATAAGCCAAGAAAATTACGCTCAAGCACTGCCCTTATTACAGCAGGCTTACAGGGATTCCGGTGAGCAGGGCAATATTGCGATTGTATTGGTGTCGGTTTTAATTGAGTTGAAGCGCCTGGAGAATGCTCAGCAAGTGCTTGAAACGGTGAAAATGGCGGATCAAGGCCCAGAGTATCAAAATGTGCGGGCTCGGTTGGAGTTGGCCCAAGAGGCCGGTAAGGCTCCTGAAATTGAAGCATTAGAAAAACAGCTGGCAGAAGACCCCGCAAACCGGCAAACGGCGTTTTTGTTAGCGGTTCAGTACAGTCAGCACGACTTCTATGGCGAGGCGCTGGCATTGTTATACGGTATTCTTAAGCTGGAAATGAACTTTAACGATGGCGAGGCAAAAAAGGTGTTTGCTGACATTCTGGCGGTTTTGGGTAAAGGAGACCCATTAGCCATCGAGTATCAGCGGAAGATGTATACACTGCTGTACTGA
- a CDS encoding phasin family protein, translated as MYEKMYEQTESMFKPLTDIMSINLETLNTIREKQLDLVSGVMADTIEHAKGLSGTTDMDTICDAQKSYWETVQEKVSASTKDTFELLSDSQEKIVEMVQESVVWPEIPAWSDLVAAEPAKTEAKKASGKKPPGRKSLQSKPPRK; from the coding sequence ATGTACGAAAAAATGTATGAACAAACTGAATCGATGTTTAAACCTTTGACCGATATTATGTCCATAAACTTGGAAACGCTGAATACTATTCGAGAGAAGCAGTTAGATCTGGTTAGTGGTGTAATGGCTGACACAATTGAGCATGCAAAGGGCTTGTCGGGCACAACGGATATGGACACAATTTGTGATGCTCAGAAAAGCTATTGGGAAACCGTTCAGGAGAAAGTTTCGGCTAGCACAAAAGATACGTTCGAGCTGCTGAGTGATTCCCAAGAAAAAATCGTCGAAATGGTTCAAGAGTCGGTGGTTTGGCCTGAAATACCTGCTTGGAGTGATTTGGTTGCAGCCGAACCCGCGAAAACGGAAGCCAAAAAAGCATCGGGGAAAAAGCCACCGGGAAGAAAAAGCCTGCAATCAAAACCGCCGCGAAAGTAG
- a CDS encoding phasin family protein, with the protein MLDKMFEQAQNVFKPMNELLSLNSKVMEELAEKQKSLVTDMVNESMAFAKEIGSQKDFSGVYQTQKTYVEGLQEKMVAASTEAYEIFTTTQEKAGEVIKSAAVVQ; encoded by the coding sequence ATGTTAGATAAAATGTTCGAACAAGCTCAAAACGTATTTAAACCCATGAATGAACTGCTTTCGTTGAACTCCAAAGTGATGGAGGAGCTGGCAGAGAAGCAAAAGTCTTTGGTAACTGACATGGTTAATGAAAGCATGGCCTTTGCTAAGGAGATAGGGTCTCAAAAAGATTTTTCTGGTGTTTACCAAACGCAAAAAACTTATGTTGAAGGTCTTCAGGAGAAGATGGTTGCTGCGTCTACGGAAGCCTATGAAATCTTTACCACAACCCAAGAAAAAGCCGGCGAAGTGATTAAAAGCGCGGCTGTAGTTCAGTAA
- the phaR gene encoding polyhydroxyalkanoate synthesis repressor PhaR — protein MIVIKKYPNRRLYDTSKSQYVNLETIKELVMQHDDFIVIDSKTENDLTKSILLQIISEQEASDQQAILTQTVLKQLIRFYGTDMQVFMRQYLEQSVSAFLERQDAFQGVMQEFMETTSPMNVFNQMMEKNMNIWQNFAGAGTPKPGASESKDTPSEEGDQPTSKPE, from the coding sequence GTGATAGTCATAAAAAAGTATCCAAACAGACGGTTGTACGACACCTCTAAAAGTCAGTACGTTAACTTGGAAACCATTAAAGAACTGGTTATGCAGCATGATGATTTTATTGTTATCGACTCAAAAACCGAGAATGACTTAACCAAGAGTATTCTCCTGCAAATTATAAGCGAGCAAGAAGCGAGCGACCAGCAAGCGATACTGACGCAAACAGTATTGAAACAACTTATTCGATTCTATGGCACCGACATGCAAGTGTTTATGCGGCAATACTTAGAGCAGAGTGTGTCGGCATTTCTTGAGCGCCAAGATGCGTTCCAGGGGGTTATGCAGGAGTTTATGGAAACGACATCGCCGATGAATGTGTTTAACCAGATGATGGAAAAAAACATGAATATTTGGCAGAACTTTGCCGGTGCGGGTACCCCTAAGCCAGGAGCCTCCGAGAGTAAAGATACGCCTTCTGAAGAGGGCGATCAGCCTACCTCTAAACCCGAATAA
- a CDS encoding PHA/PHB synthase family protein, with protein sequence MLDQERTEVLQYLDKFGGVFNDMMKEVVQRIVRSQFSADVLAQNSSPKLDSGTAKLPNVKVNAEQFVKQQLHFMEKQQELLQNAARAMMGQPVEPVVVEEKDDKRFVDGDWSGNPMFSYIKQAYLLNAEYMHQMVDTLEFDDKKLEEQVRFYTRQFINSMAPSNYVLTNPEVCREILATEGENLAKGIDNFMRDLDNSPTEAFKINQVNLDAFTLGEDLAYTPGKVIYQNKLIQLIQYSPSTEHVYETPLLIIPPFINKYYILDLDEKKSLVRWLVEQGYTVFMVSWVNPDESLKGLEFDDYVGHGVLAALNVVESVTGNSEINLAGYCVGGTLLAVTQAWLLSQGDTRIKSLTFLTTLLDFSEPGEVGNFISEQMYPLIEQVVESKGFLDGRILSLSFSLLRENNLFWSFFIDNYLKGKDPTPFDILYWNSDSTNIPGPAYLYYLRNMYLENNLVQAGGITVKGIAVDLNAIKTPAYCLAAMADHIVLWPAAYRSALLLGGETRFVLTESGHVAGVVNPASKGKYPHWVNAKMTENHQRWLAGAKQQEGSWWTDWHQWLVLFAGKKVVPPAMGGQQYTPVEDAPGAYVKVRLEPVTEPAEQKSEDVV encoded by the coding sequence ATGCTCGACCAGGAGCGTACCGAAGTATTGCAATATTTAGATAAATTTGGTGGCGTGTTTAACGACATGATGAAAGAGGTTGTGCAACGCATTGTGCGCAGCCAATTCAGTGCCGATGTGTTGGCGCAGAACTCTTCGCCCAAACTGGACAGCGGAACCGCCAAGCTACCCAACGTTAAAGTTAATGCCGAGCAATTTGTTAAGCAGCAGCTGCATTTTATGGAAAAACAGCAGGAGCTTTTACAAAACGCGGCGCGGGCTATGATGGGGCAGCCGGTTGAGCCGGTTGTAGTTGAAGAAAAGGATGATAAACGCTTTGTCGATGGTGATTGGAGCGGCAACCCAATGTTTAGTTACATAAAGCAAGCCTACCTATTAAATGCTGAATACATGCATCAAATGGTGGACACGCTCGAATTTGACGATAAAAAGCTGGAAGAGCAGGTGAGGTTTTATACCCGTCAGTTTATAAACTCCATGGCGCCGAGTAACTATGTATTAACAAATCCCGAAGTCTGCCGTGAGATATTGGCCACCGAGGGAGAAAACCTCGCTAAGGGCATCGATAATTTTATGCGGGATTTGGACAATAGTCCTACCGAGGCATTTAAAATCAATCAAGTTAATCTGGATGCCTTCACGCTTGGAGAAGACTTGGCTTATACGCCGGGAAAAGTTATTTATCAAAATAAGTTAATACAGTTAATTCAGTATTCTCCTTCTACAGAACACGTTTACGAAACTCCGCTGCTGATTATCCCACCTTTTATCAACAAATATTACATACTGGATTTGGATGAAAAAAAATCCCTCGTTCGTTGGTTGGTAGAACAGGGGTATACCGTATTTATGGTGTCGTGGGTGAACCCCGATGAGTCGTTGAAGGGCTTAGAGTTTGACGATTATGTCGGTCACGGGGTATTGGCTGCGCTGAACGTTGTCGAGTCGGTCACCGGTAACAGCGAGATTAATCTGGCGGGCTATTGCGTGGGCGGCACCCTGTTGGCGGTGACGCAGGCCTGGCTCTTGTCTCAAGGGGATACGCGCATAAAGTCTTTGACTTTTTTGACAACATTGCTCGATTTCTCTGAGCCCGGTGAGGTCGGTAATTTTATTTCAGAACAAATGTATCCACTTATTGAACAGGTGGTTGAGTCGAAGGGCTTTTTGGACGGACGTATTCTTTCCCTTAGCTTTAGCTTGTTGAGGGAAAACAACCTATTCTGGTCTTTCTTCATCGATAATTACCTCAAAGGTAAAGACCCCACCCCTTTCGATATTCTTTACTGGAACTCAGACTCAACCAATATTCCAGGGCCTGCTTATCTGTACTATCTTCGTAATATGTACTTGGAAAACAACTTAGTCCAGGCAGGAGGCATTACCGTAAAAGGTATTGCTGTAGATTTAAACGCTATTAAAACCCCTGCGTATTGCCTAGCGGCTATGGCAGACCATATAGTATTGTGGCCTGCTGCCTATCGTAGTGCGCTATTGTTAGGGGGGGAGACACGATTTGTGTTAACTGAATCTGGTCATGTGGCGGGTGTCGTTAATCCGGCAAGTAAGGGGAAATATCCGCACTGGGTAAACGCTAAAATGACAGAAAATCACCAGCGGTGGTTGGCGGGGGCAAAGCAGCAAGAGGGCTCATGGTGGACAGATTGGCACCAATGGTTGGTGTTGTTTGCGGGTAAAAAAGTAGTGCCGCCAGCAATGGGAGGCCAGCAATATACACCAGTAGAAGATGCGCCTGGAGCCTATGTGAAGGTCCGCCTCGAACCGGTGACAGAGCCTGCCGAGCAAAAAAGTGAAGACGTAGTTTAA
- a CDS encoding 3-hydroxybutyrate dehydrogenase has translation MLYSCVGEGLAMVEESVTAVKKALITGGGSGIGRALAMALAATGVEVVVSDLNWDAAKAVSSEICAQGHKSRSLALDVSSQAAIDSVVEAVGDIDVLINNAGLQYVAKLEAFPADRWRLLTEVLLVGPAMLTRALLPSMKVRNFGRIVNIGSIHALVASPYKSAYVAAKHGILGFSKVVALETAEFDITINTICPSYVKTPLVEKQIAQQAKEHGMSEAEVINKIMLEPMPKKAFIEMDELAETVKYLLSAAAKNLTGQSIVLDGGWTIK, from the coding sequence ATGCTTTATTCGTGTGTGGGGGAGGGTTTAGCGATGGTCGAAGAAAGTGTTACTGCTGTAAAGAAAGCTTTAATTACTGGTGGCGGCAGTGGTATCGGCAGGGCTCTCGCGATGGCACTAGCGGCTACCGGGGTTGAGGTTGTTGTGTCCGACTTAAATTGGGATGCGGCAAAAGCCGTAAGCAGCGAAATTTGCGCGCAGGGCCACAAATCTCGGTCGCTGGCGTTAGATGTATCCTCTCAAGCGGCGATCGATTCAGTCGTTGAGGCTGTTGGTGATATAGACGTATTAATTAATAATGCGGGCCTTCAATATGTGGCGAAATTGGAGGCTTTTCCAGCAGACCGTTGGCGCTTGCTTACCGAGGTGCTGCTGGTTGGGCCAGCAATGCTAACCCGAGCGCTGTTACCTAGCATGAAAGTGCGCAACTTTGGTCGAATTGTCAACATAGGTTCCATTCACGCGCTTGTTGCTTCACCCTATAAGAGCGCGTATGTGGCAGCAAAGCACGGTATTTTGGGCTTTTCCAAGGTGGTGGCTTTAGAGACGGCCGAGTTTGATATCACCATTAATACTATTTGCCCTTCCTATGTAAAAACCCCACTTGTAGAAAAGCAGATAGCGCAGCAAGCGAAGGAGCATGGCATGTCGGAAGCTGAGGTCATCAATAAAATCATGCTTGAACCCATGCCAAAAAAAGCGTTTATCGAAATGGATGAGCTTGCTGAAACGGTTAAATATTTACTTTCTGCGGCAGCGAAAAATTTAACAGGGCAATCTATAGTGCTGGATGGCGGCTGGACCATTAAATAG
- a CDS encoding DUF4380 domain-containing protein, whose translation MDIKQNALKLISCGRQISLSLNGGRITSFEYNSQNALLAEGIQTGSTFWPSPQSLWGWPPPKVLDESRYDLLKHSAQCLAVRSELDESLGIRLTKTIRPINEGIRVEYAIVNETDSIITMAPWEISRTAGGVTFYSSLGAPEIHSTCNAVFAHGHYWYEYNPKKLTGIPKIFANHTEGWLANVNKGLLFLKKFPQVEISEIAPGEAEVEIYAHADNQNPYIEIEQQGAFRAILPGMASRWSVDWLLYEIPVDVQVAVGSSSLLAFTKEMLTSQEAVLT comes from the coding sequence GTGGATATTAAGCAGAACGCGTTAAAACTGATTTCCTGTGGCCGACAAATTTCATTAAGCCTAAACGGTGGTCGAATTACATCATTCGAATACAATTCTCAAAATGCGCTCCTAGCGGAAGGCATTCAAACTGGATCAACCTTTTGGCCATCGCCCCAATCTCTGTGGGGCTGGCCCCCACCGAAAGTCTTGGATGAATCTCGCTATGACTTGCTTAAGCATTCTGCTCAATGTTTAGCGGTAAGAAGTGAGCTGGATGAAAGTTTGGGCATACGCCTGACAAAAACCATTCGCCCGATAAATGAGGGTATACGGGTTGAATATGCCATCGTTAACGAGACCGATAGTATTATCACCATGGCCCCTTGGGAAATTAGCCGAACAGCAGGTGGCGTTACTTTTTATTCTTCACTGGGCGCGCCAGAGATCCACTCAACCTGTAATGCGGTGTTTGCTCATGGACACTATTGGTACGAGTATAATCCCAAGAAATTAACCGGTATTCCCAAAATATTTGCCAATCACACCGAGGGTTGGTTGGCGAATGTGAATAAGGGTCTATTGTTTTTGAAAAAATTCCCTCAAGTTGAAATAAGCGAAATTGCTCCCGGCGAAGCCGAAGTGGAAATTTACGCCCATGCAGACAACCAGAATCCGTACATAGAAATAGAACAGCAGGGCGCGTTTCGGGCTATTTTGCCGGGTATGGCGTCCCGTTGGTCGGTCGACTGGTTGCTCTATGAAATTCCTGTCGATGTGCAGGTGGCGGTAGGTAGCTCTAGCCTATTGGCATTCACCAAGGAAATGTTGACTAGCCAGGAAGCTGTACTTACTTAG
- a CDS encoding sodium:solute symporter family protein, translated as MQLSTLDISIICFYLASTIVIGLILKRKASKNLDSYFLGGKTLPWYMLSLSNASGMFDISGTMWLVTLLFVYGLKSMWIPWLWPVFNQVFLMVFLSLWLRRSNVLTGAEWIRTRFGDDLGGKLSHGIIVAFALISVLGFLAYGFVGIGKFMEIFIPWENVSPYVPFEVSAQYVPHLYGIVFTSIATFYVMLGGMLSIVWADLLQFTIMTVSAVIIAVIAMNNVSPEAFNAAVPDGWTNPFFGWELGLDWTKTIPEVMNKINSDGYELFSIFVMMLLFKGVLISAAGPAPNYDMQKILATKSPREAAKMSGFVSVVLMPIRYLMIAGFTVLALVFYSELDLQSGADVDFENILPAAIKQFAPAGVMGLLLAGLLAAFMSTFASTVNAAPAYLVNDIYKRYINPEASAKKLIHMSYAVSVGVVLISTCIGLFVSSINSVLQWIVSGLWGGYTVSNVLKWYWWRFNGMGYFWGMLVGILCALVVPPILSAIFPGTPGDILPLYSFPVILVASSLAAVFGSIYTEPENEERLKEFYKKVRPWGFWKPVHDMVAAENPGFTRNPNFGRDMLNITIGIVLQTSLVALPVFFVIREFYSAAITAALAAGAGLILWQTWYKKLCDWPEEEMAREQSAKARAAE; from the coding sequence ATGCAATTATCGACTCTGGATATCTCCATTATCTGCTTCTATCTCGCCTCTACAATTGTTATTGGCTTGATATTGAAGAGAAAAGCATCAAAAAATCTCGACTCCTATTTCCTAGGCGGCAAGACTTTACCCTGGTACATGCTGAGCCTTTCCAACGCTTCAGGCATGTTCGACATTTCCGGTACCATGTGGCTCGTTACTCTACTATTCGTATACGGCCTGAAAAGTATGTGGATTCCGTGGTTGTGGCCAGTCTTCAACCAAGTGTTTCTCATGGTATTCCTCTCGCTCTGGCTGCGACGCTCAAACGTACTAACAGGTGCCGAGTGGATTCGCACCCGCTTCGGTGATGATCTAGGGGGCAAGCTTTCCCACGGTATCATTGTTGCCTTTGCGCTTATCAGTGTACTGGGCTTCCTCGCCTACGGGTTTGTGGGTATCGGTAAATTCATGGAAATTTTCATTCCATGGGAAAACGTATCGCCGTATGTACCCTTCGAAGTATCCGCACAATATGTACCGCACCTCTACGGCATTGTATTTACGTCAATCGCAACGTTTTACGTAATGCTCGGCGGTATGCTGAGTATTGTTTGGGCTGACCTGCTGCAGTTCACCATCATGACGGTTTCAGCGGTAATCATTGCCGTGATCGCGATGAATAATGTGTCGCCGGAAGCCTTCAACGCCGCCGTGCCGGATGGCTGGACCAACCCCTTCTTTGGCTGGGAGTTAGGCTTAGATTGGACAAAAACCATTCCTGAAGTGATGAATAAAATTAACTCTGATGGCTACGAGCTGTTCAGCATTTTTGTCATGATGCTGCTGTTCAAAGGGGTGCTTATCAGCGCCGCTGGCCCAGCCCCCAACTACGATATGCAAAAAATTCTCGCCACCAAATCTCCTCGAGAAGCGGCGAAGATGAGCGGGTTTGTGTCCGTAGTACTTATGCCTATTCGTTACTTAATGATCGCCGGCTTTACCGTTCTTGCCCTGGTGTTCTACTCCGAGCTCGATTTGCAATCCGGCGCCGATGTGGACTTCGAAAACATTTTGCCCGCCGCAATCAAGCAGTTCGCACCGGCTGGGGTAATGGGTTTACTTCTCGCGGGGCTACTAGCGGCCTTTATGTCCACCTTTGCCTCAACCGTTAACGCGGCACCGGCTTACCTTGTTAACGATATATACAAGCGCTACATAAACCCTGAAGCTTCAGCGAAAAAACTCATACACATGAGCTACGCCGTGTCGGTTGGCGTTGTCTTAATTAGTACGTGCATTGGCCTTTTCGTATCTAGTATTAATTCGGTATTACAGTGGATCGTATCCGGTTTATGGGGCGGCTACACCGTGTCTAACGTGCTTAAGTGGTATTGGTGGCGATTCAATGGCATGGGCTACTTCTGGGGCATGCTCGTGGGTATTCTCTGCGCATTGGTCGTGCCGCCTATCCTCTCGGCTATTTTCCCAGGCACACCTGGCGACATACTGCCGCTTTACAGCTTCCCGGTTATTTTAGTTGCCTCTTCTCTGGCCGCGGTATTCGGCAGCATATATACCGAACCAGAAAATGAAGAACGACTGAAAGAGTTCTATAAGAAGGTTCGCCCCTGGGGCTTCTGGAAACCAGTACACGACATGGTTGCCGCCGAAAACCCTGGGTTCACCCGAAACCCCAATTTCGGTCGAGACATGCTCAATATCACCATTGGTATTGTGTTGCAAACCTCGCTAGTAGCCTTGCCAGTATTCTTTGTTATTAGGGAATTTTACTCCGCCGCCATTACTGCTGCCCTCGCCGCTGGCGCTGGTTTGATTCTATGGCAAACCTGGTACAAAAAATTATGCGACTGGCCAGAAGAAGAAATGGCTCGCGAGCAGTCTGCGAAAGCAAGGGCCGCTGAATAA